A single region of the Myripristis murdjan chromosome 3, fMyrMur1.1, whole genome shotgun sequence genome encodes:
- the cbfa2t3 gene encoding protein CBFA2T3 isoform X2, producing MSAEVHSEHQRKVDLRAGTSSSPSFAPRIPTVTLISHRELRDKRSTHRFQPGALDPNLAAGSLYRCSEGSRVQKVGTMPDSPADVKTQPRSTPPTMPPPPPAVSQAANRNASFTPTTSKSMLNGSSHSPTSLNGAPSTPNGFSNGPAMSSTASLSNQQLPPACGARQLCKLKRFLTTLQQFGNDISPEIGERVRSLVLGLVNSTLTIEEFHSKLQEATNFPLRPFVIPFLKANLPLLQRELLHCARLAKQTPAQYLAQHEQLLLDANASSPLDSSEIMLEINEHGKRRTPDRTKDSSERDGLHPEHLAKRPCTISPSQRFSPSTGLPAHPAPNGLPTHPPNGLSHPPNPPAGPQHYRLEDMALAHHYRDAYRHNEHRDTRERHRQTAVHGARQEEVIDHRLTDREWAEEWKHLDNLLNCIMDMVEKTRRSLTVLRRCQEADREEMNHWIRRYSDVEEMKKGGSNGQHRPPPLPPPPPPPHHNSSSNTANSSESQLIEIHRDFLHRPASGYLPEEIWRKAEEAVNEVKRQAMSELQKAVSDAERKAHEMISAERSKMERALAEAKRQASEDALTVINQQEDSSESCWNCGRKASETCSGCNTARYCGSFCQHKDWEKHHHVCGQGLQGLPGGSSVPLGTPSSSTSSASSNAPPTHSESTPPGPLSLAGQPSIGGGAGGGSGSVSASPKESSSSSASRSTTPATPALLDATSR from the exons gtAGCAGAGTGCAGAAGGTTGGAACAATGCCAGATTCACCTGCGGATGTAAAAACCCAGCCCAGGTCCACCCCGCCCACCATGCCTCCTCCACCCCCGGCTGTCAGTCAGGCAGCCAATCGCAATGCTTCATTCACCCCCACCACCAGTAAATCAA TGCTGAACGGGAGCAGCCACTCTCCCACGTCGCTCAACGGCGCTCCGTCCACTCCTAATGGCTTTAGTAACGGGCCCGCCATGTCCTCGACAGCCTCGCTATCCAACCAGCAGCTCCCGCCGGCGTGTGGTGCCCGGCAGCTCTGCAAGCTGAAGCGCTTCCTGACCACGCTGCAGCAGTTTGGCAATGACATATCGCCTGAGATCGGAGAGAGGGTGCGCAGCCTTGTGCTCGGGCTGGTG AACTCCACTCTCACCATTGAGGAGTTTCACTCTAAACTCCAAGAGGCCACCAACTTCCCTTTGAGGCCTTTCGTCATTCCCTTCCTGAAG GCAAATCTGCCCCTGCTGCAGAGAGAGTTGCTCCACTGTGCCAGGTTGGCCAAGCAGACCCCAGCCCAGTATCTGGCCCAACACGAGCAGCTGCTCCTGGACGCCAACGCCAGCTCGCCACTCGACTCCTCTGAGATCATGCTGGAGATCAATGAACACGGCAAGAGAAGGACCCCTGACAG GACCAAAGACAGCTCAGAGAGAGATGGCTTGCACCCGGAGCACCTGGCAAAGAGGCCCTGCACCATCAGCCCCAGCCAACGCTTCAGCCCCAGCACAGGCCTCCCTGCTCACCCTGCCCCTAACGGCCTCCCCACTCACCCTCCCAACGGCCTGTCTCACCCACCCAACCCCCCAGCGGGTCCCCAGCACTACCGCTTAGAGGACATGGCTCTGGCACACCACTACAGAGACGCCTACAGACATAACGAACACCGCGACACCCGAGAGCGGCACCGGCAGACAG cagtgcatGGAGCGCGCCAGGAGGAGGTGATTGATCACCGTCTTACAGATCGAGAGTGGGCAGAGGAGTGGAAGCACCTAGATAAT CTGCTGAACTGCATTATGGACATGGTGGAGAAGACGCGCCGCTCTCTGACGGTGCTGCGCCGCTGTCAGGAGGCCGACCGCGAGGAGATGAATCACTGGATAAGGCGCTACAGCGACGTGGAGGAGATGAAAAAAGGTGGGAGCAACGGACAGCaccgccctcctcctcttcctcctcctcctcctcctcctcatcacaaCTCCTCCTCCAACACAGCTAACAGCAGCGAGTCACAGCTCATAG AAATCCACCGAGACTTCTTACACAGGCCTGCCTCAGGATACCTGCCTGAAGAAATCTGGAGGAAAGCTG aggAGGCAGTGAACGAGGTGAAGAGACAGGCGATGTCGGAGCTGCAGAAGGCAGTGTCAGATGCCGAGAGGAAAGCTCATGAGATGATCTCTGCTGAGCGCTCGAAGATGGAGAGGGCCCTGGCCGAGGCCAAGAGGCAGGCTTCTGAGGACGCATTGACCGTCATCAACCAGCAGGAGGACTCTAGCGAA AGCTGCTGGAACTGCGGGCGGAAAGCCAGTGAGACATGCAGCGGCTGCAACACGGCTCGCTACTGTGGCTCCTTCTGCCAGCACAAAGACTGGGAGAAGCACCACCACGTCTGTGGGCAAGGCCTGCAGGGACTGCCAGGAGGCAGCAGTGTCCCTCTGggcaccccctcctcctccacatcctcagCATCCTCCAATGCACCTCCCACCCACTCAGAGAGCACTCCTCCAGGACCCTTGTCCCTGGCAGGTCAGCCCAGTATTGGAGGAGGGGCTGGCGGCGGCAGCGGAAGTGTCTCTGCCAGCCCCAAGGAGAGCAGTTCCAGCAGTGCCTCTCGCTCCACCACTCCGGCCACCCCCGCCCTACTGGATGCCACCTctcgctga
- the cbfa2t3 gene encoding protein CBFA2T3 isoform X4 encodes MPDSPADVKTQPRSTPPTMPPPPPAVSQAANRNASFTPTTSKSMLNGSSHSPTSLNGAPSTPNGFSNGPAMSSTASLSNQQLPPACGARQLCKLKRFLTTLQQFGNDISPEIGERVRSLVLGLVNSTLTIEEFHSKLQEATNFPLRPFVIPFLKANLPLLQRELLHCARLAKQTPAQYLAQHEQLLLDANASSPLDSSEIMLEINEHGKRRTPDRTKDSSERDGLHPEHLAKRPCTISPSQRFSPSTGLPAHPAPNGLPTHPPNGLSHPPNPPAGPQHYRLEDMALAHHYRDAYRHNEHRDTRERHRQTAVHGARQEEVIDHRLTDREWAEEWKHLDNLLNCIMDMVEKTRRSLTVLRRCQEADREEMNHWIRRYSDVEEMKKGGSNGQHRPPPLPPPPPPPHHNSSSNTANSSESQLIEIHRDFLHRPASGYLPEEIWRKAGTASIPLSPALKHLQNKQEEAVNEVKRQAMSELQKAVSDAERKAHEMISAERSKMERALAEAKRQASEDALTVINQQEDSSESCWNCGRKASETCSGCNTARYCGSFCQHKDWEKHHHVCGQGLQGLPGGSSVPLGTPSSSTSSASSNAPPTHSESTPPGPLSLAGQPSIGGGAGGGSGSVSASPKESSSSSASRSTTPATPALLDATSR; translated from the exons ATGCCAGATTCACCTGCGGATGTAAAAACCCAGCCCAGGTCCACCCCGCCCACCATGCCTCCTCCACCCCCGGCTGTCAGTCAGGCAGCCAATCGCAATGCTTCATTCACCCCCACCACCAGTAAATCAA TGCTGAACGGGAGCAGCCACTCTCCCACGTCGCTCAACGGCGCTCCGTCCACTCCTAATGGCTTTAGTAACGGGCCCGCCATGTCCTCGACAGCCTCGCTATCCAACCAGCAGCTCCCGCCGGCGTGTGGTGCCCGGCAGCTCTGCAAGCTGAAGCGCTTCCTGACCACGCTGCAGCAGTTTGGCAATGACATATCGCCTGAGATCGGAGAGAGGGTGCGCAGCCTTGTGCTCGGGCTGGTG AACTCCACTCTCACCATTGAGGAGTTTCACTCTAAACTCCAAGAGGCCACCAACTTCCCTTTGAGGCCTTTCGTCATTCCCTTCCTGAAG GCAAATCTGCCCCTGCTGCAGAGAGAGTTGCTCCACTGTGCCAGGTTGGCCAAGCAGACCCCAGCCCAGTATCTGGCCCAACACGAGCAGCTGCTCCTGGACGCCAACGCCAGCTCGCCACTCGACTCCTCTGAGATCATGCTGGAGATCAATGAACACGGCAAGAGAAGGACCCCTGACAG GACCAAAGACAGCTCAGAGAGAGATGGCTTGCACCCGGAGCACCTGGCAAAGAGGCCCTGCACCATCAGCCCCAGCCAACGCTTCAGCCCCAGCACAGGCCTCCCTGCTCACCCTGCCCCTAACGGCCTCCCCACTCACCCTCCCAACGGCCTGTCTCACCCACCCAACCCCCCAGCGGGTCCCCAGCACTACCGCTTAGAGGACATGGCTCTGGCACACCACTACAGAGACGCCTACAGACATAACGAACACCGCGACACCCGAGAGCGGCACCGGCAGACAG cagtgcatGGAGCGCGCCAGGAGGAGGTGATTGATCACCGTCTTACAGATCGAGAGTGGGCAGAGGAGTGGAAGCACCTAGATAAT CTGCTGAACTGCATTATGGACATGGTGGAGAAGACGCGCCGCTCTCTGACGGTGCTGCGCCGCTGTCAGGAGGCCGACCGCGAGGAGATGAATCACTGGATAAGGCGCTACAGCGACGTGGAGGAGATGAAAAAAGGTGGGAGCAACGGACAGCaccgccctcctcctcttcctcctcctcctcctcctcctcatcacaaCTCCTCCTCCAACACAGCTAACAGCAGCGAGTCACAGCTCATAG AAATCCACCGAGACTTCTTACACAGGCCTGCCTCAGGATACCTGCCTGAAGAAATCTGGAGGAAAGCTG GTACTGCAAGTATCCCGCTCTCCCCAGCACTAAAGCACCTCCAAAACAAGCAGG aggAGGCAGTGAACGAGGTGAAGAGACAGGCGATGTCGGAGCTGCAGAAGGCAGTGTCAGATGCCGAGAGGAAAGCTCATGAGATGATCTCTGCTGAGCGCTCGAAGATGGAGAGGGCCCTGGCCGAGGCCAAGAGGCAGGCTTCTGAGGACGCATTGACCGTCATCAACCAGCAGGAGGACTCTAGCGAA AGCTGCTGGAACTGCGGGCGGAAAGCCAGTGAGACATGCAGCGGCTGCAACACGGCTCGCTACTGTGGCTCCTTCTGCCAGCACAAAGACTGGGAGAAGCACCACCACGTCTGTGGGCAAGGCCTGCAGGGACTGCCAGGAGGCAGCAGTGTCCCTCTGggcaccccctcctcctccacatcctcagCATCCTCCAATGCACCTCCCACCCACTCAGAGAGCACTCCTCCAGGACCCTTGTCCCTGGCAGGTCAGCCCAGTATTGGAGGAGGGGCTGGCGGCGGCAGCGGAAGTGTCTCTGCCAGCCCCAAGGAGAGCAGTTCCAGCAGTGCCTCTCGCTCCACCACTCCGGCCACCCCCGCCCTACTGGATGCCACCTctcgctga
- the cbfa2t3 gene encoding protein CBFA2T3 isoform X1, with translation MSAEVHSEHQRKVDLRAGTSSSPSFAPRIPTVTLISHRELRDKRSTHRFQPGALDPNLAAGSLYRCSEGSRVQKVGTMPDSPADVKTQPRSTPPTMPPPPPAVSQAANRNASFTPTTSKSMLNGSSHSPTSLNGAPSTPNGFSNGPAMSSTASLSNQQLPPACGARQLCKLKRFLTTLQQFGNDISPEIGERVRSLVLGLVNSTLTIEEFHSKLQEATNFPLRPFVIPFLKANLPLLQRELLHCARLAKQTPAQYLAQHEQLLLDANASSPLDSSEIMLEINEHGKRRTPDRTKDSSERDGLHPEHLAKRPCTISPSQRFSPSTGLPAHPAPNGLPTHPPNGLSHPPNPPAGPQHYRLEDMALAHHYRDAYRHNEHRDTRERHRQTAVHGARQEEVIDHRLTDREWAEEWKHLDNLLNCIMDMVEKTRRSLTVLRRCQEADREEMNHWIRRYSDVEEMKKGGSNGQHRPPPLPPPPPPPHHNSSSNTANSSESQLIEIHRDFLHRPASGYLPEEIWRKAGTASIPLSPALKHLQNKQEEAVNEVKRQAMSELQKAVSDAERKAHEMISAERSKMERALAEAKRQASEDALTVINQQEDSSESCWNCGRKASETCSGCNTARYCGSFCQHKDWEKHHHVCGQGLQGLPGGSSVPLGTPSSSTSSASSNAPPTHSESTPPGPLSLAGQPSIGGGAGGGSGSVSASPKESSSSSASRSTTPATPALLDATSR, from the exons gtAGCAGAGTGCAGAAGGTTGGAACAATGCCAGATTCACCTGCGGATGTAAAAACCCAGCCCAGGTCCACCCCGCCCACCATGCCTCCTCCACCCCCGGCTGTCAGTCAGGCAGCCAATCGCAATGCTTCATTCACCCCCACCACCAGTAAATCAA TGCTGAACGGGAGCAGCCACTCTCCCACGTCGCTCAACGGCGCTCCGTCCACTCCTAATGGCTTTAGTAACGGGCCCGCCATGTCCTCGACAGCCTCGCTATCCAACCAGCAGCTCCCGCCGGCGTGTGGTGCCCGGCAGCTCTGCAAGCTGAAGCGCTTCCTGACCACGCTGCAGCAGTTTGGCAATGACATATCGCCTGAGATCGGAGAGAGGGTGCGCAGCCTTGTGCTCGGGCTGGTG AACTCCACTCTCACCATTGAGGAGTTTCACTCTAAACTCCAAGAGGCCACCAACTTCCCTTTGAGGCCTTTCGTCATTCCCTTCCTGAAG GCAAATCTGCCCCTGCTGCAGAGAGAGTTGCTCCACTGTGCCAGGTTGGCCAAGCAGACCCCAGCCCAGTATCTGGCCCAACACGAGCAGCTGCTCCTGGACGCCAACGCCAGCTCGCCACTCGACTCCTCTGAGATCATGCTGGAGATCAATGAACACGGCAAGAGAAGGACCCCTGACAG GACCAAAGACAGCTCAGAGAGAGATGGCTTGCACCCGGAGCACCTGGCAAAGAGGCCCTGCACCATCAGCCCCAGCCAACGCTTCAGCCCCAGCACAGGCCTCCCTGCTCACCCTGCCCCTAACGGCCTCCCCACTCACCCTCCCAACGGCCTGTCTCACCCACCCAACCCCCCAGCGGGTCCCCAGCACTACCGCTTAGAGGACATGGCTCTGGCACACCACTACAGAGACGCCTACAGACATAACGAACACCGCGACACCCGAGAGCGGCACCGGCAGACAG cagtgcatGGAGCGCGCCAGGAGGAGGTGATTGATCACCGTCTTACAGATCGAGAGTGGGCAGAGGAGTGGAAGCACCTAGATAAT CTGCTGAACTGCATTATGGACATGGTGGAGAAGACGCGCCGCTCTCTGACGGTGCTGCGCCGCTGTCAGGAGGCCGACCGCGAGGAGATGAATCACTGGATAAGGCGCTACAGCGACGTGGAGGAGATGAAAAAAGGTGGGAGCAACGGACAGCaccgccctcctcctcttcctcctcctcctcctcctcctcatcacaaCTCCTCCTCCAACACAGCTAACAGCAGCGAGTCACAGCTCATAG AAATCCACCGAGACTTCTTACACAGGCCTGCCTCAGGATACCTGCCTGAAGAAATCTGGAGGAAAGCTG GTACTGCAAGTATCCCGCTCTCCCCAGCACTAAAGCACCTCCAAAACAAGCAGG aggAGGCAGTGAACGAGGTGAAGAGACAGGCGATGTCGGAGCTGCAGAAGGCAGTGTCAGATGCCGAGAGGAAAGCTCATGAGATGATCTCTGCTGAGCGCTCGAAGATGGAGAGGGCCCTGGCCGAGGCCAAGAGGCAGGCTTCTGAGGACGCATTGACCGTCATCAACCAGCAGGAGGACTCTAGCGAA AGCTGCTGGAACTGCGGGCGGAAAGCCAGTGAGACATGCAGCGGCTGCAACACGGCTCGCTACTGTGGCTCCTTCTGCCAGCACAAAGACTGGGAGAAGCACCACCACGTCTGTGGGCAAGGCCTGCAGGGACTGCCAGGAGGCAGCAGTGTCCCTCTGggcaccccctcctcctccacatcctcagCATCCTCCAATGCACCTCCCACCCACTCAGAGAGCACTCCTCCAGGACCCTTGTCCCTGGCAGGTCAGCCCAGTATTGGAGGAGGGGCTGGCGGCGGCAGCGGAAGTGTCTCTGCCAGCCCCAAGGAGAGCAGTTCCAGCAGTGCCTCTCGCTCCACCACTCCGGCCACCCCCGCCCTACTGGATGCCACCTctcgctga
- the cbfa2t3 gene encoding protein CBFA2T3 isoform X3 — protein sequence MSAEVHSEHQRKVDLRAGTSSSPSFAPRIPTVTLISHRELRDKRSTHRFQPGALDPNLAAGSLYRCSEGSRVQKVGTMPDSPADVKTQPRSTPPTMPPPPPAVSQAANRNASFTPTTSKSMLNGSSHSPTSLNGAPSTPNGFSNGPAMSSTASLSNQQLPPACGARQLCKLKRFLTTLQQFGNDISPEIGERVRSLVLGLVNSTLTIEEFHSKLQEATNFPLRPFVIPFLKANLPLLQRELLHCARLAKQTPAQYLAQHEQLLLDANASSPLDSSEIMLEINEHGKRRTPDRTKDSSERDGLHPEHLAKRPCTISPSQRFSPSTGLPAHPAPNGLPTHPPNGLSHPPNPPAGPQHYRLEDMALAHHYRDAYRHNEHRDTRERHRQTAVHGARQEEVIDHRLTDREWAEEWKHLDNLLNCIMDMVEKTRRSLTVLRRCQEADREEMNHWIRRYSDVEEMKKEIHRDFLHRPASGYLPEEIWRKAGTASIPLSPALKHLQNKQEEAVNEVKRQAMSELQKAVSDAERKAHEMISAERSKMERALAEAKRQASEDALTVINQQEDSSESCWNCGRKASETCSGCNTARYCGSFCQHKDWEKHHHVCGQGLQGLPGGSSVPLGTPSSSTSSASSNAPPTHSESTPPGPLSLAGQPSIGGGAGGGSGSVSASPKESSSSSASRSTTPATPALLDATSR from the exons gtAGCAGAGTGCAGAAGGTTGGAACAATGCCAGATTCACCTGCGGATGTAAAAACCCAGCCCAGGTCCACCCCGCCCACCATGCCTCCTCCACCCCCGGCTGTCAGTCAGGCAGCCAATCGCAATGCTTCATTCACCCCCACCACCAGTAAATCAA TGCTGAACGGGAGCAGCCACTCTCCCACGTCGCTCAACGGCGCTCCGTCCACTCCTAATGGCTTTAGTAACGGGCCCGCCATGTCCTCGACAGCCTCGCTATCCAACCAGCAGCTCCCGCCGGCGTGTGGTGCCCGGCAGCTCTGCAAGCTGAAGCGCTTCCTGACCACGCTGCAGCAGTTTGGCAATGACATATCGCCTGAGATCGGAGAGAGGGTGCGCAGCCTTGTGCTCGGGCTGGTG AACTCCACTCTCACCATTGAGGAGTTTCACTCTAAACTCCAAGAGGCCACCAACTTCCCTTTGAGGCCTTTCGTCATTCCCTTCCTGAAG GCAAATCTGCCCCTGCTGCAGAGAGAGTTGCTCCACTGTGCCAGGTTGGCCAAGCAGACCCCAGCCCAGTATCTGGCCCAACACGAGCAGCTGCTCCTGGACGCCAACGCCAGCTCGCCACTCGACTCCTCTGAGATCATGCTGGAGATCAATGAACACGGCAAGAGAAGGACCCCTGACAG GACCAAAGACAGCTCAGAGAGAGATGGCTTGCACCCGGAGCACCTGGCAAAGAGGCCCTGCACCATCAGCCCCAGCCAACGCTTCAGCCCCAGCACAGGCCTCCCTGCTCACCCTGCCCCTAACGGCCTCCCCACTCACCCTCCCAACGGCCTGTCTCACCCACCCAACCCCCCAGCGGGTCCCCAGCACTACCGCTTAGAGGACATGGCTCTGGCACACCACTACAGAGACGCCTACAGACATAACGAACACCGCGACACCCGAGAGCGGCACCGGCAGACAG cagtgcatGGAGCGCGCCAGGAGGAGGTGATTGATCACCGTCTTACAGATCGAGAGTGGGCAGAGGAGTGGAAGCACCTAGATAAT CTGCTGAACTGCATTATGGACATGGTGGAGAAGACGCGCCGCTCTCTGACGGTGCTGCGCCGCTGTCAGGAGGCCGACCGCGAGGAGATGAATCACTGGATAAGGCGCTACAGCGACGTGGAGGAGATGAAAAAAG AAATCCACCGAGACTTCTTACACAGGCCTGCCTCAGGATACCTGCCTGAAGAAATCTGGAGGAAAGCTG GTACTGCAAGTATCCCGCTCTCCCCAGCACTAAAGCACCTCCAAAACAAGCAGG aggAGGCAGTGAACGAGGTGAAGAGACAGGCGATGTCGGAGCTGCAGAAGGCAGTGTCAGATGCCGAGAGGAAAGCTCATGAGATGATCTCTGCTGAGCGCTCGAAGATGGAGAGGGCCCTGGCCGAGGCCAAGAGGCAGGCTTCTGAGGACGCATTGACCGTCATCAACCAGCAGGAGGACTCTAGCGAA AGCTGCTGGAACTGCGGGCGGAAAGCCAGTGAGACATGCAGCGGCTGCAACACGGCTCGCTACTGTGGCTCCTTCTGCCAGCACAAAGACTGGGAGAAGCACCACCACGTCTGTGGGCAAGGCCTGCAGGGACTGCCAGGAGGCAGCAGTGTCCCTCTGggcaccccctcctcctccacatcctcagCATCCTCCAATGCACCTCCCACCCACTCAGAGAGCACTCCTCCAGGACCCTTGTCCCTGGCAGGTCAGCCCAGTATTGGAGGAGGGGCTGGCGGCGGCAGCGGAAGTGTCTCTGCCAGCCCCAAGGAGAGCAGTTCCAGCAGTGCCTCTCGCTCCACCACTCCGGCCACCCCCGCCCTACTGGATGCCACCTctcgctga